The following are encoded in a window of Pectinophora gossypiella chromosome 8, ilPecGoss1.1, whole genome shotgun sequence genomic DNA:
- the LOC126368643 gene encoding oxidized purine nucleoside triphosphate hydrolase-like, with amino-acid sequence MLLKKVYTLVFVKTESQVLLGLKKRGFGVNKWNGFGGKVEPNETIIDAASREMKEESCIVVKPCDLKNIAHLEFTFEGDPVMMDVRVFATNKFEGTPTDTEEMQPKWFKFDDIPYKDMWPDDRYWFPYLLQGKSFYARFHYEGFDKILNYKIEEVESMVAFYALKKET; translated from the coding sequence ATGTTGTTAAAGAAAGTTTACACCCTGGTGTTCGTTAAAACAGAGAGTCAAGTACTCCTAGGCCTGAAAAAGCGTGGTTTTGGGGTAAACAAATGGAACGGATTTGGTGGCAAAGTAGAACCTAACGAGACCATAATTGATGCAGCTAGTCGAGAAATGAAGGAAGAATCCTGTATTGTAGTGAAACCTTGTGACTTGAAGAATATAGCACACTTGGAGTTCACCTTTGAAGGCGACCCAGTGATGATGGATGTTAGAGTTTTTGCCACTAACAAGTTTGAAGGAACTCCCACGGACACTGAAGAAATGCAGCCGAAATGGTTTAAGTTTGATGATATCCCGTACAAGGATATGTGGCCTGATGATAGGTACTGGTTTCCTTACTTACTGCAAGGGAAATCTTTCTATGCAAGGTTCCACTATGAAGGCTTTGATAAAATTCTGAACTACAAAATTGAAGAGGTTGAATCTATGGTGGCGTTTTACGCACTTAAGAAGGAGACTTAA
- the LOC126369083 gene encoding nuclear pore complex protein Nup85 — MEHASLWPVGLSYLASCPEEGTRRAELMLERVPPRTEAKAMRIVAEAKRYGLLSVAQSVCASVCARHLQAGRAGAALAWAIRARCPAACARAAAAALQGYAARGRLPAADLLLTCGSAMLMADTLVFLGKYCDFHRMYKNREFKNAAKLLVSLITSKIAPDYFWETLLLDTLPLLESDEPVFSSADTFEIMACLELRPSGLSGEKADLLRLALARNLARTCLADVDEGE; from the exons ATGGAGCATGCGTCTCTCTGGCCAGTAGGGCTGTCGTACTTGGCGTCGTGCCCGGAGGAAGGCACCCGGCGAGCTGAGCTCATGCTGGAGCGTGTGCCCCCGCGCACAGAGGCCAAAGCCATGCGGATAGTCGCTGAAGCTAAGAGATATGGCTTGCTTTCTGTCG CGCAGTCGGTGTGCGCGAGCGTGTGCGCGCGGCACCTGCAGGCGGggcgcgcgggcgcggcgctggcgtGGGCCATCCGCGCGCGCTGCCCCGCggcgtgcgcgcgcgccgcggccgccgcgctGCAGGGGTACGCGGCGCGCGGCCGCCTGCCCGCCGCAGACCTGCTGCTCACGTGCGGCAGCGCCATGCTCATGGCCGACACGCTTGTGTTTTTag gaAAATACTGTGATTTCCACAGAATGTACAAAAATAGAGAATTCAAGAATGCTGCGAAGCTGTTGGTTTCGTTAATCACGTCTAAAATAGCTCCTGATTA tttcTGGGAGACACTGTTACTGGACACCCTGCCACTCCTCGAGTCCGACGAGCCAGTGTTCTCGTCAGCAGACACGTTCGAGATCATGGCGTGTCTCGAACTGAGACCCAGCGGGCTCAGCGGCGAGAAGGCGGACTTACTGCGGCTGGCGCTCGCCAGGAACCTTGCGAGGACTTGTTTAGCAGACGTGGACGAGGGAGAATGA
- the LOC126369084 gene encoding uncharacterized protein LOC126369084 — MVVTRSQSDAVELEEQRREEEQRRETERLALQRIEEERQRRLSQAPPASPTVATRSVREQPTTSATIEPAPLTAGAPHLTAGAPHLTAGTAPLTVGTAPRTAAPAATRRVADTLRGSLAPSIRSTNATARLRLAELEAAEQLAKLERRKMELEADLIRKRLAVEQENIQEEESARLQEEDVCLGPNDRVDDWFMRMDETRDEEQKQTRFEERARRRAPLRSSPTPQRAPRHLSPSPERARRPRQSPERVRHLSPSPERVRRPRQSPERVRHLSPSPERVRRPRQSPERVRHFSPSPERERHPLRSPERDRHPSAERRRRTSNAKQGIEQLAEALERMARPRIRNVELPIFSGNPNEWLPFKATMRDSTRLYNLSAAENLQRLRTCLRGEAREAVAALLYTATDPSVIMKTLEQCFGRPEVLIDRALEEIRRLPRLGPSAIDLNNFAIKLRNQVCILESIDKRGFIHNPLLAREVLGKLSPHHRSRWCDYASQHEEDNVPEIVMMSRFLTHEANLAISFMYAPSASTVAAATAPAANRSKELKASTSGRSSLGRKPEAIYNTSERAVQCPSCGEDHKLPQCQSYKALTVNQRWDFVKERGLCFKCVASKHRRIACKARVCGVNQCRRPHHATLHEDPPAAAAEPQPSTSGPETVMSVATTATGPRTVLLKVCPVIVSGPRGEVSTYALLDEGATVTLIDNELAESIGASGPTQPLNLRGVNMAQQEEESRSVAVQLRGKNEHAPYGIRARTVKNLILHQQTISKSLLRKYKHLRLDKNEMCYELARPRVLVGTDHWELIVSRELRVGGPNEPAASRTQLGWVVHGSVPRNTIIQQGSVLHVYDVERHGDTTDQYDRRLEQLVEAHFKIDALGVSHKPLVGVANQRARDIVQKTMKKIDGAYEVGLPWRRDDVTMPPSYDAAFRRLRSIERKMDASPDFAKQYTAQMENLLNKGYAAPCDGHERASTVSWFLPHFAVQNPNKPGKLRLVFDAAARSHGVCLNDELLEGPDLLLSLQGIVFRFRERPVAVTADIQEMFLRVKIRPEDQPAQQFLWRGNDRENPPRCFKMTSMIFGAASSPFMAHSVRDHNAHAHAHTHPRALEAITHSHYMDDFVASYEDIEEGRRTISEVIEVHADAGFTLRGWNSNYEGVLDEVPVELRATQPTQLGGEGHAEHKILGLYWNAGRDELGFNTSLNRVPNEVRTRSRAPTKREALSAVMSIYDPLGLLSHYTIRAKIILQGLWRLKLPWDEPIPEEEAGQFMSWLAQLEEIARLRLPRCYEMKNHQRIELHIFCDASEQAYATVAYWRIVRCDGSIGVTLVGAKSKVAPQRTQTIPRLELQAAVIGVRLADTLKKEHRIKIDSVTYWTDSATVIHWVRNDARRYTPFVAHRLSEIAELTQKDEWRWLPTTHNVADDATRCHGTTISVNDRWFQGPDFLYESPEHWPAEQSSHIEEEDVLHTGTRDGQKEDWLPDPGRFSKYETLIRAAARVLAFIDMCRKKTKNLEVEHLERAERALLQRAQRESFGAEIERIQAGRSIPKTSRLYKLDPELQDGILRVRGRIGAATVPEHMKRPIILDGRHHLTKLLVLREHCAAGHANRERVTNDLRQRYWIIHLRPTVRAVEHACALCKVRRAMPRAPATGNLPQARLEPFHRPFTNCGVDYFGPMMVKIGRRREKRWGALFTCLTTRAIHVELAASLSTDSALMALRRMAARRGWPRVIYSDNATNFRGADHELKAAYREWAPALQQEGMLHRTEWRFIPPGAPNQGGAWERMVRSVKAALGAVLKEKAPPEEVLQTLLTEVEFSVNARPLTHVSVDPNDPEALTPNHFLLGGSMGLPTTGPCDEADRRAWRASQALADHFWQRWLKEYLPTLVPRGEPTNNDAGLKEGDIVVVVDPTLPRNVWPMGEVIRTFIGPDGGIRVADVRTRTGIFRRPTRKLAVLIKKEASQATPGGEM; from the coding sequence ATGGTAGTGACCCGGAGTCAGAGCGACGCTGTGGAGCTGGAGGAACAACGCCGCGAGGAAGAGCAACGGCGCGAGACCGAACGTCTCGCCCTCCAACGAATCGAAGAGGAACGTCAGAGGCGGTTATCTCAGGCACCCCCCGCCTCACCGACCGTCGCGACGCGCTCAGTCCGCGAACAACCGACGACTAGCGCGACGATCGAACCCGCGCCCCTCACCGCGGGCGCCCCGCACCTCACCGCGGGCGCCCCGCACCTCACCGCCGGTACCGCGCCCCTCACCGTCGGCACCGCGCCCCGCACCGCCGCCCCCGCTGCGACACGACGCGTTGCAGATACACTGCGCGGATCGCTCGCGCCCTCCATACGTTCGACGAATGCTACTGCAAGACTACGCTTGGCTGAATTAGAAGCCGCGGAACAACTGGCGAAGCTTGAACGACGCAAGATGGAATTAGAAGCCGATTTGATTCGGAAGCGTCTCGCCGTCGAACAAGAGAACATCCAAGAGGAAGAGAGCGCTCGTCTGCAGGAAGAGGACGTATGCCTGGGACCCAATGACCGGGTCGATGACTGGTTCATGCGCATGGACGAGACACGGGACGAAGAACAGAAGCAGACCCGTTTCGAGGAAAGAGCCAGACGCCGCGCGCCGCTACGCTCCTCGCCGACACCTCAACGCGCACCACGTCATCTCTCACCGTCGCCTGAACGAGCGCGACGCCCCCGACAGTCGCCGGAACGTGTGCGACACCTCTCACCGTCGCCTGAACGAGTGCGACGCCCCCGACAGTCGCCGGAACGTGTGCGACACCTCTCACCGTCGCCTGAACGAGTGCGACGCCCCCGACAGTCGCCGGAACGTGTGCGACACTTCTCACCGTCGCCTGAACGAGAGCGACACCCACTACGGTCGCCGGAACGAGACCGACACCCGTCAGCGGAACGAAGACGCCGAACCTCGAACGCGAAGCAAGGCATCGAGCAATTGGCAGAGGCACTCGAGCGGATGGCGCGACCACGCATCCGGAACGTCGAGCTACCCATCTTCAGCGGCAACCCGAACGAATGGCTGCCCTTCAAAGCAACAATGAGAGATTCAACACGTCTCTACAATTTGAGCGCCGCCGAGAACCTACAGCGACTACGGACGTGCCTACGGGGGGAGGCACGCGAAGCCGTGGCGGCACTACTGTACACCGCAACCGATCCGAGCGTCATAATGAAGACACTGGAACAATGCTTCGGGCGCCCCGAGGTGCTGATCGACCGGGCGCTAGAAGAAATTAGACGACTACCGAGGTTGGGACCGTCTGCGATAGACCTCAATAACTTCGCGATCAAGCTGCGCAATCAAGTGTGCATACTGGAGTCCATCGACAAACGGGGCTTCATCCACAACCCACTGCTGGCTCGGGAAGTACTTGGCAAGCTCAGCCCGCATCATCGGTCACGCTGGTGTGACTACGCATCTCAACATGAAGAGGACAACGTTCCCGAGATCGTCATGATGTCCCGATTCCTGACACACGAGGCGAACTTAGCGATCTCCTTCATGTACGCCCCGAGTGCCAGCACCGTCGCCGCTGCTACTGCTCCCGCTGCGAACAGAAGCAAAGAATTAAAGGCCAGCACGAGTGGAAGATCATCATTGGGAAGAAAACCAGAAGCCATCTACAACACGAGCGAGCGAGCCGTCCAGTGCCCCAGCTGCGGAGAAGATCACAAGTTGCCGCAGTGCCAATCCTACAAGGCACTGACAGTCAACCAGCGATGGGACTTCGTGAAGGAGAGAGGTCTCTGCTTCAAATGTGTCGCCTCGAAACATCGACGCATAGCATGCAAGGCGCGGGTGTGCGGCGTGAACCAATGTCGCCGTCCACATCACGCTACGCTACACGAGGACCCGCCCGCCGCCGCAGCCGAACCGCAACCATCGACGAGTGGCCCGGAAACAGTCATGTCGGTGGCCACTACCGCCACTGGCCCGAGGACTGTCCTGCTGAAGGTCTGCCCAGTGATCGTGAGCGGACCACGGGGGGAGGTCTCCACCTACGCCCTACTGGATGAAGGCGCCACCGTCACTCTTATTGACAACGAGCTGGCGGAGAGCATCGGCGCAAGTGGACCCACACAGCCACTGAACCTGCGCGGTGTGAACATGGCGCAACAAGAAGAGGAGAGCAGATCAGTCGCGGTGCAACTCCGAGGCAAGAATGAACACGCACCGTACGGAATAAGGGCACGCACTGTGAAGAACCTTATTCTACACCAGCAGACCATCTCTAAGTCGCTACTGAGAAAATACAAGCACCTACGCCTGGACAAGAACGAGATGTGCTACGAGCTAGCACGCCCTAGAGTCCTAGTGGGGACAGACCACTGGGAATTGATCGTGTCCCGTGAACTTCGAGTTGGCGGCCCGAACGAACCCGCCGCATCAAGAACGCAGCTTGGATGGGTGGTACACGGATCCGTACCACGCAACACCATCATTCAACAAGGGAGCGTGCTGCATGTCTACGATGTAGAACGACACGGGGACACAACCGACCAGTACGACCGACGTCTCGAGCAACTCGTCGAGGCGCACTTCAAGATTGACGCACTGGGTGTCAGTCACAAACCGCTCGTGGGCGTTGCCAATCAGCGCGCTCGGGACATCGTGCAGAAGACGATGAAGAAGATCGACGGGGCCTACGAGGTTGGACTTCCATGGCGTCGTGACGACGTGACCATGCCTCCAAGCTACGATGCAGCCTTCCGACGTCTGAGAAGCATCGAGAGGAAGATGGACGCTTCACCCGACTTCGCCAAGCAGTACACGGCCCAAATGGAAAACCTGCTGAACAAGGGCTACGCAGCACCATGTGACGGTCATGAACGAGCGAGCACCGTCAGTTGGTTCCTGCCACACTTTGCCGTGCAGAACCCCAATAAACCAGGAAAACTACGCCTGGTTTTCGACGCCGCCGCACGCAGCCACGGTGTCTGCCTGAACGACGAGTTACTAGAGGGACCGGACCTGCTACTGTCACTGCAGGGGATCGTATTCCGGTTCAGAGAGAGACCAGTCGCCGTCACTGCGGACATACAAGAGATGTTCCTGCGTGTGAAGATCCGCCCAGAAGACCAACCCGCCCAGCAGTTCTTGTGGAGGGGAAACGACCGGGAGAATCCGCCTCGCTGCTTCAAGATGACGAGCATGATCTTCGGCGCGGCCAGCTCACCCTTCATGGCTCACAGCGTGCGAGACCACAACGCGCATGCTCACGCGCACACTCACCCACGTGCGCTGGAGGCCATCACACACAGTCACTACATGGATGACTTTGTGGCGAGCTATGAAGACATCGAGGAGGGCCGCCGAACCATCAGCGAGGTGATAGAAGTCCACGCAGACGCCGGCTTCACTTTGCGCGGGTGGAACTCCAACTACGAGGGAGTCCTGGACGAAGTGCCCGTAGAGCTTCGAGCGACCCAACCAACGCAGCTCGGTGGAGAGGGCCACGCCGAGCACAAAATACTTGGCCTCTACTGGAACGCAGGTCGAGACGAACTGGGGTTCAACACGTCGCTCAATAGAGTACCGAACGAGGTGCGAACACGAAGCCGCGCGCCTACGAAGCGAGAAGCTCTCAGTGCGGTCATGAGCATATACGACCCGCTGGGACTCCTGAGCCACTACACGATCCGAGCGAAGATCATCCTTCAGGGCCTATGGCGTCTTAAGTTGCCATGGGACGAGCCGATCCCGGAAGAAGAAGCCGGACAATTTATGAGCTGGTTGGCACAGCTGGAAGAGATCGCCCGGCTACGACTACCACGATGCTACGAGATGAAGAACCATCAGCGCATCGAGCTACATATCTTCTGCGACGCCAGCGAGCAAGCATACGCGACGGTGGCCTACTGGAGGATAGTGCGCTGCGACGGAAGCATCGGGGTCACTCTGGTTGGCGCCAAGTCAAAGGTGGCGCCGCAGCGAACACAAACGATCCCGCGACTGGAACTACAAGCCGCCGTCATCGGAGTGAGGTTGGCCGACACGCTGAAAAAGGAACACCGCATCAAGATCGACAGTGTCACCTACTGGACGGACTCAGCGACGGTGATACACTGGGTGCGGAACGACGCTCGGCGCTACACCCCATTCGTGGCGCACAGGCTGAGCGAGATCGCAGAGCTCACCCAGAAGGACGAATGGCGATGGCTCCCCACTACACACAACGTAGCCGACGACGCCACAAGATGTCATGGGACTACAATCAGCGTGAACGACCGCTGGTTTCAGGGGCCAGACTTCTTATACGAGTCACCGGAACACTGGCCCGCTGAACAGTCATCGCACATCGAGGAGGAAGACGTCCTTCACACTGGGACACGCGATGGACAGAAGGAGGACTGGCTACCTGACCCTGGTCGATTCTCCAAATATGAAACACTGATCAGAGCGGCGGCACGGGTACTGGCATTCATCGACATGTGCCGCAAGAAGACAAAGAACCTGGAAGTGGAGCACTTGGAACGCGCCGAACGAGCACTCCTGCAAAGAGCTCAGCGTGAGAGCTTTGGCGCTGAAATAGAACGGATCCAAGCAGGGCGCTCCATTCCCAAGACAAGCCGCCTATACAAGCTAGACCCGGAGCTACAAGATGGGATCCTGCGTGTTCGAGGTCGTATCGGAGCCGCGACCGTTCCAGAACATATGAAGCGGCCAATCATCCTGGACGGCCGTCATCACCTGACCAAGTTGCTGGTGCTGAGGGAACACTGCGCCGCCGGCCACGCCAACCGGGAGCGCGTGACCAACGACCTACGACAACGATACTGGATCATACATCTGCGACCAACAGTACGCGCTGTCGAGCATGCCTGCGCACTCTGCAAAGTGCGGCGAGCCATGCCGCGAGCACCAGCGACGGGGAATCTACCGCAAGCCCGACTGGAACCATTCCACCGCCCCTTCACGAACTGCGGAGTGGACTACTTCGGCCCAATGATGGTGAAGATCGGACGACGACGAGAGAAGAGGTGGGGCGCGCTCTTCACATGCCTCACCACGCGAGCTATACATGTCGAGCTCGCCGCCTCCCTCTCCACCGACTCGGCGCTAATGGCGTTGCGGCGTATGGCCGCACGCAGAGGATGGCCCCGCGTCATCTACTCGGACAACGCGACGAACTTTCGCGGAGCAGATCACGAGCTGAAGGCCGCCTACAGGGAATGGGCGCCCGCACTGCAACAAGAAGGGATGCTGCACAGAACGGAGTGGCGGTTCATCCCACCTGGAGCGCCTAACCAGGGAGGAGCTTGGGAACGCATGGTGCGCTCAGTGAAGGCGGCACTAGGCGCTGTACTTAAGGAAAAGGCGCCACCGGAGGAAGTGCTACAGACGCTGCTAACGGAGGTGGAATTCTCGGTCAACGCCCGCCCCCTCACTCATGTCAGCGTGGACCCGAACGACCCGGAGGCCCTCACACCCAACCACTTTCTGTTGGGAGGATCCATGGGGCTGCCAACCACCGGACCATGCGACGAAGCCGACCGACGAGCTTGGCGAGCAAGCCAGGCCCTCGCCGACCATTTCTGGCAACGCTGGCTGAAGGAGTACCTGCCGACACTGGTACCTCGAGGCGAGCCTACGAACAACGACGCCGGGCTGAAAGAAGGAGACATCGTAGTGGTAGTTGACCCGACACTGCCACGAAACGTCTGGCCAATGGGGGAGGTGATTCGGACCTTCATCGGACCTGACGGCGGGATACGAGTCGCCGACGTCAGAACCAGAACGGGAATCTTCAGGAGACCAACGAGGAAGCTCGCCGTGCTGATCAAGAAGGAGGCTTCGCAAGCTACGCCGGGGGGAGAGATGTAG